One region of Armigeres subalbatus isolate Guangzhou_Male chromosome 3, GZ_Asu_2, whole genome shotgun sequence genomic DNA includes:
- the LOC134222470 gene encoding uncharacterized protein LOC134222470, translating into METKDTSSEVVVVESDNDTPIVDKQQHNAVEIGSSGILPSLTVVMVQLDDIIDFTNERGNMSRELKLKLLKLRNLVLAAKQEQEVLAARLEGCGKAEKSAQTAPFSFHSTTTMAQEALDFALRDRASANQKSGPTEVANMGERRKKKARTKRASRPPEEGSQPDQDNLRSDGPWQTVVNKPKVKAAITRPARARQKGEALLIKTEKERYADVLKAMRSAEKLADLGREVCSIRRTRAGEMILVLRKGSQANGTSYGALAQEVLGESVEVRALHDEVTLQCKQLDEVTTSEEIASAIKDQGGVVVANASIRLRRGPQGTQIATVKLPAIDANKVIKVGKLKVGWSVCPVSLYQPPVVDKCFRCLEPGHKSWACKGPDRSNLCRRCGEEGHKAHTCEKAPSCTLCQLLWQSVVEARTDVAILSDPYRIPADNGNWVADRSKSAAICTTGRYPIQEVLNTRAEGTVIAKINGVYYCSCYAPPRWPIEQFTEMVDRLTSDLVGSKPVVIAGDFNAWAIEWGSRFTNRRGQTLLEAFAKLDVVLCNEGSKSTFQRNGVESIIDVTFCSPSLVGDMQWMVDDGYTHSDHLAIRYRIGSEARRESRRATPTTRSWKVAHFDGGTFSEAMGLEENTGSLSGDELVAVLSRACDATMPRKVRPRNCRPQVYWWSDEIAALRAACLRARRKTQRIRSAEVREERIEPFKAAKLALNKAIKESKKACFDRLCQSANSNLWGDTYQVVMAKTRGALAPPERCPTRLKTIIEALFPHHGPTHGRRDIDGGKVPRPE; encoded by the exons ATGGAGACGAAGGACACGAGTAGCGAAGTAGTCGTCGTGGAGAGCGATAACGATACGCCAATAGTCGATAAGCAGCAGCACAATGCAGTGGAGATAGGGTCGAGTGGCATCCTGCCGAGCTTGACCGTCGTCATGGTGCAACTCGATGACATTATCGACTTCACCAATGAACGGGGCAATATGTCGAGGGAGCTGAAGCTGAAATTGCTTAAGCTTCGCAATTTGGTTCTTGCTGCCAAGCAAGAACAGGAAGTGCTTGCGGCCAGGCTGGAAGGCTGTGGTAAAGCGGAGAAGAGTGCACAGACTGCTCCCTTCTCCTTCCATAGTACCACAACCATGGCACAGGAGGCGTTAGATTTTGCCCTCAGAGACAGAGCG AGCGCAAATCAGAAGAGCGGGCCCACGGAAGTTGCAAACATGGGAGAACGGCGTAAGAAGAAAGCGAGGACGAAACGAGCCAGTCGGCCACCGGAGGAGGGAAGCCAACCTGACCAAGACAACCTGCGGTCGGACGGTCCCTGGCAAACGGTAGTAAATAAACCGAAGGTGAAAGCGGCAATCACGCGCCCGGCGAGAGCCAGACAGAAGGGTGAAGCACTTCTCATTAAAACAGAGAAAGAGCGCTACGCCGACGTGCTCAAGGCGATGCGCAGCGCCGAGAAACTGGCGGACCTTGGTAGAGAGGTTTGTAGCATAAGGCGGACGAgagcgggcgagatgatccttgtcTTAAGGAAGGGCTCACAGGCGAATGGTACCTCATATGGAGCGCTAGcccaggaagtcctaggcgagagcgTAGAAGTGAGGGCTCTACACGACGAAGTGACTCTCCAATGCAAgcagctggacgaggtcacgacatCGGAAGAGATCGCCTCGGCCATCAAGGACCAAGGTGGAGTGGTGGTAGCAAATGCGTCCATCCGTCTGCGAAGAGGACCGCAGGGGACGCAGATTGCCACGGTGAAGTTACCGGCCATCGACGCTAACAAGGTGATCAAAGTTGGTAAGCTGAAAGTTGGCTGGTCAGTATGTCCAGTCAGCCTCTACCAACCACCGGTAGTCGACAAGTGCTTCCGCTGCCTCGAACCGGGACACAAATCGTGGGCGTGCAAAGGGCCGGATAGGAGTAACCTATGTAGGCGATGCGGCGAAGAAGGCCATAAGGCGCACACGTGCGAGAAAGCACCATCGTGTACGCTATGC cagttgctgtggcagtcggtagtAGAAGCGAGAACGGACGTCGCTATCTTGTCggacccgtaccgcatccccGCGGATAATGGGAACTGGGTAGCGGATAGATCCAAATCAGCGGCGATTTGTACGACGGGAAGATACCCGATCCAGGAAGTGCTGAACACAAGAGCGGAGGGTACTGTTATAGCGAAAATAAATGGAGTGTACTACTgcagctgctacgccccaccaaggtggccgatAGAACAATTCACCGAGATGGTCGATCGGCTAACATCAGACCTAGTGGGTAGCAAGCCAGTAGTAATTGCAggagacttcaatgcgtgggcgatAGAGTGGGGAAGTCGCTTTACTAACCGGAGAGGGCAAACGCTGCTAGAGGCTTTCGCCAAGCTGGATGTCGTGCTGTGCAACGAAGGCTCCAAAAGTACCTTCCAGCGAAACGGAGTGGAATCGATAATAGACGTaacgttctgcagtccaagtTTGGTCGGTGATATGCAGTGGATGGTCGACGACGGTTACACCCACAGTGACCATCTAGCTATCCGGTACAGGATAGGCAGCGAGGCAAGAAGAGAAAGCCGGAGAGCTACTCCCACAACCCGGTCGTGGAAGGTCGCCCACTTCGACGGTGGGACCTTCAGTGAAGCTATGGGTCTGGAAGAAAACACGGGAAGTTTAAGCGGCGACGAACTGGTTGCGGTCCTGTCTCGAGCTTGTGACGCGACCATGCCGAGGAAGGTGCGACCACGGAACTGCAGGCcacaggtatactggtggagcgatgaaattgcagcccttcgaGCAGCCTGTCTCCGGGCTAGAAGAAAAACGCAAAGGATACGCTCGGCGGAAGTGAGGGAAGAACGCATCGAGCCATTCAAAGCAGCGAAACTGGCTCTAAACAAGGCCATTAAAGAAAGCAAGAAAGCCTGCTTCGACAGATTGTGCCAGAGCGCCAACTCGAACTTATGGGGAGACACCTATCAGGTGGTCATGGCCAAAACAAGAGGAGCACTGGCTCCTCCCGAGCGATGTCCAACGAGGCTGAAGACTATAATCGAGGCACTATTCCCGCACCACGGCCCAACCCACGGTAGAAGAGATATTGACGGTGGCAAAGTCCCTCGACCCGAGTAA